GCCGAGCAGCTGGGCCTGCCTGCGGGCCTGCTCGTACGGGTTGAGGTGCGCCTTGCCGTAGTACGGCCGGGCGAGGTCCCAGCGGTACCCGCTCACGCCCGCGATCATGTCCAGCGGGAGGCTCTTGACCTCGATCACGACCAGCCCGAGTTCCGGATCGGCGATCAGGATGTCCGGTTCCCGCACCGTCTCGCGGGTCACGAGGGGGTAACGCCAGAACCCCAGGACGTCCTCGCCGGCGTACGCGGCCTTGACGGCCTCGAAAACCCGCCGCTCCCCTTCCTCTCCCGGACCTCCGAAGGCCTCCGTCACCACGAAATCGGCCATAGGGCCGCAGGATACCGCGCTCCCCGGTCCGATCAGGCCGCAGATGCGCCGGGGAGCGGAGGTTGACCGGAGTGGACTGGTGGTGCCCTGGCTCACTGCCTCGTTCCCCGGACCACAGGAGATGCACGATTGCCCCGCGCTCCGATTCTCTCCTCGACGTTATTCAGCGTAGAGGTCAGGCCAGGTCGTTCGATCGGGTGACCATTACAGGCGGAATCCGTATTCGGCGCAAGTGAGGCAGCACGACGCGTAACCGTTGAGTAAGCTCGGCGTGTCTCACCTGACCCGCTGTGAACAGTACCGCAGGAAGCGATGAGCCTGTGCCTGTTCGGGATTGCTTTTCGCATCTCCTTTGAGAATTCCTGGATTGAATTTCAAATTTGATGCGTTGCCGTGCAGTTCTGGAAACTTATTCATCGAACTGAGGGGGGGGGTATGAGTAATCTGGGAAGCGCCGTTATCAGCACGTTCGATAGTTTGACGCCCGATCTGGATGAGCTGTACAAAGCTCATAGAGAGAGGAATCTGGATGAATTCACAGGGGGTCAGTCTTTAGCAGTGATGGCCAGTGGAGCCGTATCGGGCGCAATTCCTGGCCTTCATCTGGTGGGAGCAGCGGCTGATATTGCGTTCCTGATGAATCGGATGGCCGTCTGCTGTTATGGGATTGGAGCGATCAAGTGTCATCAATCCCTGGGAGACAATTTTCTGGAGCGGGAGGACTTCGCGCTCATCCTGGCACTGTGGTCGGGTGACGAGGATATTACGAAGGTAGTGACCAACAAGGTCGGGGCTGACCTTGTTGGCGTGGGGGGCGCCAAGCTGGCATTGAAGTCGCTCTCCAAGGGCTTAGGGCATCAGTTCGGTGTCATTGCAGGGAATCAGCTGGCTGGCAAGGTCGGCGCCAAGGTGGGTGCCAAGATCGGCGCCAAGGCAGGCGCGAAGTTCGCGGCCGGGTGGGTGCCCATTCTCGGCGGCATTGTGGGTGCTGGCGTCAATAGTTACTTTCTCTCCGAAATCTCTCAAGCAGGCAAGAGGTTTTATGACTTTAAAGTAGATTACGTTCAGACGCATCACGTCGAAACGGCGCGAACATTCGACCGAATTCCTAGTCAAGAATCCACGGTTGCAACTGCCCTTCAGATAGAGAAGACGTCGGGTAGCATCGACTTTATCGATGAACTCAAAAAACTGGGCGAGCTTCGCGAAAAATCCATAATCAGCGATCACGAATTCGAAATACTTAAGGCCGATATTTTTAAACGCCTTGCATAAGTATCAACGTGCATCGAGGTAATCGAATGGCGGGAACGCAAGTACGCCGCCCTCTTCAGCCGGGAGAAACGCGCCGCCGATCCCAGGTCACCAGGACGGCGTCCTGGTGAAGGCACCTTCAGTACTGGACAATTTGAATTAAATCATGTCTGACCAGTAGGGTGGTTGGCTGGAACTATGCCCGACAGGAAACGCCTTGAGGCCGTGACAGCCACGCTCGCAGCGTCCAGACGCGATCGGTCAGCCCAATCGCCATCGCCGGTGTGCGCTGGAGGTACTGTTGACGTCCCCTAGGGACGTCAAGCTTCTTCCGAAGACCACGTTGCGTTCGGCACCAGTTGTAGGTCCCCTGGACCAGATGAGCCAGGCTCACC
This Deinococcus seoulensis DNA region includes the following protein-coding sequences:
- a CDS encoding SHOCT domain-containing protein, translating into MSNLGSAVISTFDSLTPDLDELYKAHRERNLDEFTGGQSLAVMASGAVSGAIPGLHLVGAAADIAFLMNRMAVCCYGIGAIKCHQSLGDNFLEREDFALILALWSGDEDITKVVTNKVGADLVGVGGAKLALKSLSKGLGHQFGVIAGNQLAGKVGAKVGAKIGAKAGAKFAAGWVPILGGIVGAGVNSYFLSEISQAGKRFYDFKVDYVQTHHVETARTFDRIPSQESTVATALQIEKTSGSIDFIDELKKLGELREKSIISDHEFEILKADIFKRLA